The nucleotide window TACTTTTTATATAATACAATTTTACATGTCGAAAGGCTTTAGGTCACTACAAGAAAATGAAGCTAATGTAACCCTAAGAAAGTGTTGCATTAGGCCTTGAAAAGGTTACCTTATGTCATGGGCCAAATATTTGAAGGTCGCAATGCTGTGGGTTGTGCTTGAACACTTGGGTTACTGGCTAGTCCTGGAATTTATCAGGGGACGGAGTTAGTGTCAATGAAGAGGTGTACATGCATAGTCGTGCAAACGACGAACACACCACTGGTCGAGAGCTGGCGCCGCTCTCCTGATGAGTCCAAGGCAGGACGAAACCAGTGACCCACACAAAGAAGCGGGATGGATTGGCTTGTCCCCGAGGAGGACTTGGGGACGCCACACGGGGGTCGAAAAGTAACCCCGTgacaacatggtatcagagcagaacAATTCTCGGATACGTTGGTATCACCTTAGTTGTGATTCACTCCATTGTCGAACAATATTGTAAGAACTTTGTAGTTTGCTACCAAAATTTGCAACAACCGACACTTAAAACCATGAGATTTGGCTGGAGACAACTTGCAGAGACCGATCCACCCTTGAAACCCATACCCAATGCCTAATCTTGATCGTCGCTCGCGGGTGCCAAAGAAAACGACTACACCGCTTCTGCCGCCCTATCTCCCATACTTAAAACCATGAGATTTGGCTGGAGACAGAACATGCAGGTACTGGTGCACCCTCGGCCAAAGTTTATCGCCAAACTCCCCCTTTTCCCTCTGTTCcgtaactttctctctctagaattatAGTTTGGGTGTGTATTTTTCTTCTGTCCAAATCGCCCTACATCTTTCAGGTGTTTAAAAAATGTATTGATGACCTCTAGCCCCCATTTATCTTCTTATAATTTCAACGTTAGCCCTCCTCATATTTTGTTTCTATCAAACCTTCCGTATCAATCATTTAATCATACTAGATTAAAAATAAACTTTCAACATACAACtctttattatttataaaataattttTAATTTAGTTTATGAAGTGGGATGTTAcatttgtcttttattgtttttctattttaattaaaaatcatGACCAATGTCTCAAAACTAAAACTATAAGGCTTGATACTTACCACACCTTATTGTACAAACAACGCTGAAGTCAACTCATCAGCTTTAGACCAGCCCAACCCAAATAAAATTCGAGCTCAACAATAAGCATAAATATACAGGACTTACTTTAAAATGAACCCATACAAGTTGTACAATTAAATCAAAATGAAAATCAGccaagaaaacaaaataaaatacaaaaacagaTCATCATAGTACCAGTATACTAGCAGCAGATCTAAAGACATCTGACATTACTAACATAGGATTCAAACAATATCTGACCCAGAATAACCCAAGAGAAATCAACATAAAAGCTAAGGCGGGTTTGAGCTAAGCTCATGGAACTCAACCAATGTAGTTACCTATTCTTGACGGTTATGTGAACTTGTTGAACTCTTTGATCTCTGTCTGACATGTGTAGGGGTTCTGCTTCTTGTGGTTCGGGCATTCTCTCTTGACATACTACATTCACGAATCACTGTCTGATTCATCTGAAGATGAACTATCCGGCATGCTATACCAAAGATGCCAAATCCGAGTGACGTCGCCTGAAGACAAATCAAACTCAGATAATACATTTTCAAGATTTGCTTCTAAAGTACCAACAAATATCGCGTAATCAGAATCCCAAATCGGGAGAGGGAGATCAGGCTTACCAACAATGACTTCAGCTGCATGATCCGACTCCAACTGCATACTGAGCAGGTCTTGTTGCACCATATCTTCTTCCAACCTTCTCCACTCAAGTTCGCGTTCAGGGTCTACATCTGTTGGCCTAACACCTGGGTGTACACAGCTGGCATGTTCTGTTAGTTGATAATAATTTCCAACAAAATCACCGGTACCAACTGAGCAATTTCTTGTTTTCGAGTCCATGAATTTCTGAGCAGGGTCAACCACAGCCCACCCGTTGATTTCACCCCTACATAACAGGCAAGCAAGCTTAGCTTGTTGTCTCACCTTATTCACAGATTTCTTATATAGAATACTAAAACTCAGTCACACTTGTTAGCGGATCAGTGAGGCATTACATCAAAGTATCAAACATCATGTATCCAGTAATAACAGGCAAGCCCTCCGAATTTTACCCCACCAAGAGTTGACGATAAAGCAATGATTCAACAAACGAAGCATGATTCTTCAGAGTATGAAAAGGGAAGGGAGTTTTATTGGGATAAATTTAAGGGAGCG belongs to Helianthus annuus cultivar XRQ/B chromosome 5, HanXRQr2.0-SUNRISE, whole genome shotgun sequence and includes:
- the LOC110943459 gene encoding uncharacterized protein LOC110943459, with the translated sequence MAERSEYPPLRIVYDPYEGGEINGWAVVDPAQKFMDSKTRNCSVGTGDFVGNYYQLTEHASCVHPGVRPTDVDPERELEWRRLEEDMVQQDLLSMQLESDHAAEVIVGKPDLPLPIWDSDYAIFVGTLEANLENVLSEFDLSSGDVTRIWHLWYSMPDSSSSDESDSDS